Genomic window (Marasmius oreades isolate 03SP1 chromosome 3, whole genome shotgun sequence):
TCATCCTCTTCATGAAATCAACTCGTTCATTCATCAGCTGGCCGAGATATTTCCAACTAAGGTCGAGGTTGTAGAATTGGGACACAGCGCCCTGGGTCGAGAGATGTATGCGTTGAAGCTGACATCGGGATCTCCGGATGACCGCAGTAAAGACAATGAAAGGAAACCTAAACCACCCAAACGGGACAAGCCGGGCAAGGAACGCGAATTGGACCCAAACAAAAAGCTCGGTTTTGTCATCGTTGGGGCGCAACATGCTCGAGAGGTAAGGTGGTGCAATATTGTGTCTACTCCGATCGTGAATCTTACTATGTTTATTGGCAGTGGGTTGCAACGTCGACTTCGCTCTATCTTGCACATTCGCTCGCAGTTAATTCGTCAGAACCCCGATCTTTAGCAACCATATTGGACGTCTATGTCAGTAAAGGGTTCATTCCTCTTCCGAACCCCAGTCATCTAACCTGGCCGGTTCCACAGGACTTTTATATCATCCCCAGTCCCAATCCGGACGGCTACACATATACATGGGAGGAAGATAGATTCTGGTATAAGAACCGCCAAGTTATGGGACCGAAAGAAAAATGTGTTGGGCTAGATATGAACCGGTACGTGATATATGGAACATTGAATATGGGTTGACATCTTCTAATACAATCTGTTACTATTAGAAATTGGGGATATAAGTGGAAACCGTTCTCTGTTGGGGAGGGCTCCCTTCAAATGAACCACCCTACTTCGTCCTCGTCTGAGCTCCTTAAAAAGAAAAAATCCAAGCGTCCCCCAGCTGATCCGTGCTCTTTTTGGTACCCCGGCCATCGAGCTTTTGAGTCTCCAGAGGTGAACAATATCGCTACATGGGTAGGAACATTGCCAAATTTGGTGGGACTGATCGAATTGAGGGCTTATGGGCAGATGTGTGAGTTGTTGCCTACATTAACCTTCCAATATGTGGTTCTAACTTGACGGACATGTAGTGTCAACTCCCTTTTCATATAGCTGCAACCGTTATCCTACCGACCTTGAAGACCAGACAGAAGCTGCACAAGGAGCTATAGCGAGTCTGAAAAACGTACACGGCACAGTCTTCGCGGTAATGACCCAATATCGTGTCTCCTTTCGTCTTGTTCTAAACCCCAAACACAGGCCGGTTCTCTCTGCTCCAACCTGTACACTGCTCCAGGTAACCTCATTGATTGGATGTACAAACGAGTCGGAATCAAATATACTTATGTCGCGCATTTGAGGGATACGGGCACAGTGAGTTTTCATTTCTCGCCGCCGCCGTTAGCTGTCTTGATGTTCTTGGTCACAAAGTATGGCTTTGCTTTACCCGCCGAGCTTATACGACCTGTCGGTGAAGAAACAAGCGCTATGGTGGCGTATTTATCCAAGTTCATCAAAATCCAAATGAAACGTTTCCTGTGAAGCGTATCTAAAGCTGAGCGTGCTCGATCCATTTTACGAAGTTCCGTGGTTTTTACTTTGAGTTGTATTTCTGCTACTTGTATCGATAGGCTGTAGGTAACAAAGTTGGCCAATTGTTAAAAgagctttttcttttctgaaCGTGATTGATGCTCAAGTTGCACTTCGTTAACAGCTCTGGCTGTCGTAAATCTGCATTTAAGAAGGAAAGAACTTTAGATTACAGTGACTAAAACGTGTAGCGACACGCGAGTCAACCGGCCCTCCTTTCACTCTCCTTTGCATAGATGTAGCTGATAGTGTAGGGTGTAGGGGGTACTTATTGGTTGAGCGGGTTCCATGCGCGGCGGCTGTGACTCTCATCGATCATCAACACCCCTCGTCCCGAAGCTCCTCATGGCCACCGATATCCTCCAAGGCCGGTGGCTCTGGGACTTGACGTGAGTG
Coding sequences:
- a CDS encoding uncharacterized protein (MEROPS:MER0001608), with product MHCLWFCSLGLLTLPARAYGQQSPFLSTSAQTGALHKFNLIQTKVDVVGLAEAHGLDIWHLSLSQAHIFEPFDKNILRGLPDALQVIPHEVSYIPSANASTTSQMDEWDLSSLANTTYHSAYHPLHEINSFIHQLAEIFPTKVEVVELGHSALGREMYALKLTSGSPDDRSKDNERKPKPPKRDKPGKERELDPNKKLGFVIVGAQHAREWVATSTSLYLAHSLAVNSSEPRSLATILDVYDFYIIPSPNPDGYTYTWEEDRFWYKNRQVMGPKEKCVGLDMNRNWGYKWKPFSVGEGSLQMNHPTSSSSELLKKKKSKRPPADPCSFWYPGHRAFESPEVNNIATWVGTLPNLVGLIELRAYGQMLSTPFSYSCNRYPTDLEDQTEAAQGAIASLKNVHGTVFAAGSLCSNLYTAPGNLIDWMYKRVGIKYTYVAHLRDTGTYGFALPAELIRPVGEETSAMVAYLSKFIKIQMKRFL